From one Microlunatus sp. Gsoil 973 genomic stretch:
- a CDS encoding zinc-dependent metalloprotease, with protein MSTTMVDWNVAVSTARKLVKPGPEISMEGALSAVAELRDAAQRAEVYVQDVTGLTVPRATAPVLVVDRPGWIQANADAFKTIMEPLTTKAAAKIAATGRAGGQMQAVTARVSGAEVGALLSYLAPKILGQFDPFYTGAVDEPGGRLLLVAPNVVMVERELELDPTDFRLWVCLHEETHRVQFTAVPWLRDYLNSQVEEIVNATDLDPGALLEMIKNAVATVGESIRGNREFSIVDLVQTPGQRATVERITAVMSLLEGHADVVMDSVNPDVISTIDTIRKRFDVRRQSQGLDRFVRKLLGLDAKMRQYRDGARFCNQVISQVGMDGFNKVWTSPEALPTPSEIADPDLWVARNHSIA; from the coding sequence ATGAGTACGACGATGGTCGACTGGAACGTCGCGGTCAGCACGGCGCGGAAGCTGGTCAAACCCGGGCCGGAGATATCGATGGAAGGCGCTCTGTCGGCCGTCGCGGAGTTGCGTGATGCGGCGCAGCGGGCGGAGGTGTACGTCCAGGACGTCACGGGTCTGACCGTGCCGCGGGCCACCGCGCCGGTGCTGGTGGTCGACCGGCCCGGCTGGATCCAGGCCAACGCCGATGCCTTCAAGACGATCATGGAGCCGTTGACCACCAAGGCGGCTGCCAAGATCGCGGCGACCGGCAGGGCCGGCGGTCAGATGCAGGCGGTCACCGCCCGGGTGAGCGGTGCGGAGGTCGGCGCCCTGCTCAGCTATCTGGCGCCGAAGATCCTCGGCCAGTTCGACCCGTTCTACACCGGCGCCGTGGACGAACCCGGTGGGCGGCTGCTGCTGGTGGCACCCAATGTCGTGATGGTCGAGCGGGAACTCGAACTCGATCCGACGGACTTCCGGCTCTGGGTCTGCCTGCACGAGGAGACCCATCGCGTGCAGTTCACGGCGGTGCCGTGGCTTCGGGACTATCTCAATTCCCAGGTGGAGGAGATCGTCAACGCCACCGATCTTGATCCGGGCGCGCTGCTGGAGATGATCAAGAACGCCGTGGCCACGGTGGGGGAGTCGATCCGAGGCAATCGGGAGTTCTCGATCGTCGATCTGGTGCAGACCCCCGGCCAGCGAGCAACCGTGGAGCGCATCACCGCCGTGATGAGTCTGCTCGAGGGCCACGCCGATGTCGTCATGGACAGCGTCAACCCGGACGTGATCAGCACCATCGACACCATCCGGAAGCGCTTCGACGTCCGCCGCCAGTCCCAGGGTCTTGATCGCTTCGTCCGCAAACTGCTCGGTCTGGACGCCAAGATGCGGCAGTACCGCGACGGCGCCCGGTTCTGCAACCAGGTGATCTCTCAGGTCGGGATGGACGGTTTCAACAAGGTCTGGACCAGCCCCGAGGCGCTGCCCACTCCCTCCGAGATCGCCGACCCCGACCTCTGGGTCGCCAGGAACCACAGCATCGCCTGA
- a CDS encoding DUF899 family protein, which yields MTTTTRSAAPALPPVVSRDEWQQARDDLMLLEKEATRSLDALAARRRRMPAMRFGNYEFTGPDGPVTLLELFGDNHQLVTYQFMDVGPGNFCPGCTAFSRNVVNLDNLAGDGVSWANISEMPIEQIQEIKSREGWTMPFVSSRGTSFYQDSGVVGFMLSVFLRDGEDIYRTWNTVSRGVDRLMFSHNILDIAPYGRQEDWEDSPEGWPQKPTYG from the coding sequence ATGACAACCACGACCCGCTCCGCCGCACCGGCATTGCCGCCGGTGGTCTCCCGAGACGAATGGCAACAGGCCCGCGACGACCTGATGCTGCTCGAGAAGGAGGCGACACGCTCCCTGGACGCACTGGCTGCCAGGCGACGCCGGATGCCGGCCATGCGATTCGGTAACTACGAGTTCACCGGTCCGGACGGTCCGGTGACGCTGTTGGAACTGTTCGGGGACAACCACCAGCTGGTCACCTACCAGTTCATGGACGTCGGGCCGGGCAACTTCTGTCCCGGCTGCACAGCGTTCAGCCGTAACGTCGTCAACCTCGACAACCTGGCCGGCGATGGCGTCAGTTGGGCGAACATCTCCGAGATGCCGATCGAGCAGATCCAGGAGATCAAGAGCCGGGAAGGATGGACGATGCCGTTCGTGTCCTCGCGGGGCACGTCCTTCTATCAGGACTCCGGTGTGGTCGGCTTCATGCTGAGTGTCTTCCTCCGCGACGGGGAGGACATCTACCGCACCTGGAACACGGTCTCGCGCGGCGTGGATCGGCTGATGTTCTCCCACAACATTCTCGACATCGCTCCGTACGGGCGCCAGGAGGATTGGGAGGATTCCCCCGAAGGGTGGCCGCAGAAGCCGACCTACGGCTGA
- a CDS encoding SRPBCC domain-containing protein, producing MIRQVDRQFTITRIFQAPRDLVFTSWTDPDHLQWWLGPYRSMAPVPDLIMDVRPGGRFQVRVIEDDTGSSHVSGGIYHEIVRPEKLVFSWGFPADDPASSPLVTVLLNDLGDGGTEMIFHLHLPPTLPESVAEQWISVGIRPGWLRTIDRLVEQLS from the coding sequence ATGATCAGGCAGGTCGACCGCCAGTTCACCATCACCAGGATCTTCCAGGCACCCCGGGACCTGGTCTTCACCAGTTGGACCGATCCTGATCACCTGCAATGGTGGCTCGGGCCGTACCGCTCGATGGCACCGGTTCCGGATCTGATCATGGACGTTCGGCCCGGCGGCCGCTTCCAGGTGCGGGTGATCGAGGACGACACAGGGTCCAGTCACGTGTCGGGCGGGATCTATCACGAGATCGTCCGGCCGGAGAAGCTCGTGTTCAGCTGGGGATTCCCGGCCGACGATCCCGCCTCGAGCCCGCTGGTCACCGTACTCCTGAATGATCTTGGCGACGGCGGAACCGAAATGATCTTCCATCTCCATCTGCCGCCGACGTTGCCGGAATCCGTGGCCGAGCAGTGGATCTCCGTCGGCATCAGACCTGGCTGGCTCCGAACCATAGACCGACTTGTCGAACAACTTTCGTGA
- a CDS encoding helix-turn-helix transcriptional regulator: MTVTDDPDTLSRTFSALADPTRRSILARLTQGEATVNELAAPHSLSLPAISKHLKVLQTAGLVTKRREAQTRPCALNPAPLQDAEAWLQQYRRFFEESFDRLEEHLRHLQADPSDAGDAKP, from the coding sequence ATGACAGTCACTGACGACCCCGACACGCTGAGCCGGACCTTTTCAGCGCTCGCCGACCCGACCCGTCGGTCGATCCTGGCCCGGCTCACACAGGGTGAGGCGACCGTCAACGAACTCGCCGCACCGCATTCGCTGAGCCTTCCGGCGATCTCCAAGCATCTGAAGGTGCTCCAGACCGCCGGTCTGGTGACCAAACGCCGAGAGGCGCAGACCCGGCCATGCGCGCTGAATCCAGCCCCGTTGCAGGACGCCGAGGCTTGGCTGCAGCAGTACCGACGCTTCTTCGAGGAGAGCTTCGACCGCCTCGAAGAACACCTGCGGCACCTGCAGGCCGACCCATCCGACGCCGGGGATGCGAAGCCATGA
- the dacB gene encoding D-alanyl-D-alanine carboxypeptidase/D-alanyl-D-alanine-endopeptidase — translation MAARRVKVVGGAAAAAVVVAALAGFGVVRLDTAASSRARSAAPSTPSRTVPTPVGSIAVPSPTPEPETSIAPVLAQAGPPAASDPGEIATRVASAGQVKGARISAAVMSAQTGKLLYNHDADTALIPASVTKLLTTSAALKLLGPQHRFRTSVVDASTTRHGKKINQVDLVGGGDPYLTVTRKQAVEPGQASLEALATSTAKQLKADDLTRVRLGYDASLFRGPAWNPTWPSNYTTVVTRTTALWANEGRLYGSEGPRQSDPAESAADDFAALLRKRGIKITSIEPAKAPATADELAGIDSLPLSTIVEKLLMASDNDAAEVIARQVAVADGKPGTITDAVNSIKKVLSMLGAWAPGTRIYDGSGLSRDGRIPAQTLVKVLRLGIAGDQPALAPVFTGLPVAGVEGSLHYRFDESRAEVGRGLVRAKTGTLTGVHSLAGYSYTRDGELLIFAFVVNGARNDYSAVVWLDRAAAAVASCGCTS, via the coding sequence GTGGCCGCTCGGCGGGTCAAGGTGGTTGGTGGCGCAGCCGCCGCGGCGGTTGTCGTTGCCGCACTGGCCGGGTTCGGCGTCGTCCGCCTGGACACCGCCGCGTCGTCCCGGGCGCGCAGCGCGGCACCCAGTACCCCTAGCCGTACCGTACCGACCCCGGTCGGGTCGATCGCGGTCCCGTCGCCGACGCCCGAACCGGAGACATCGATCGCCCCGGTACTTGCCCAGGCGGGGCCGCCGGCCGCCAGCGACCCCGGGGAGATTGCCACCAGGGTCGCCTCCGCGGGCCAGGTCAAGGGCGCACGGATCTCGGCAGCCGTGATGTCGGCGCAGACCGGGAAGCTGCTCTACAACCATGACGCAGACACCGCCCTGATCCCGGCCTCGGTCACCAAACTGCTGACCACCTCCGCCGCGCTGAAACTGCTCGGCCCCCAACACCGGTTCCGCACCTCGGTGGTCGACGCGTCGACCACCCGGCACGGCAAGAAGATCAATCAGGTCGATCTTGTCGGCGGCGGTGACCCGTATCTGACCGTCACCCGGAAACAGGCCGTCGAACCCGGTCAGGCGTCGCTTGAGGCGCTGGCTACGTCGACCGCGAAGCAGTTGAAGGCAGACGACCTCACCCGGGTCCGGCTCGGCTACGACGCCTCCCTGTTCCGCGGCCCGGCGTGGAATCCGACCTGGCCGTCGAACTACACGACGGTGGTCACCCGGACCACCGCCCTCTGGGCCAACGAGGGCCGGTTGTACGGGTCGGAGGGACCACGGCAGTCGGACCCGGCCGAATCCGCCGCCGACGATTTCGCCGCGCTGCTGCGCAAGCGCGGCATCAAGATCACCTCGATCGAACCGGCCAAGGCGCCGGCCACGGCCGACGAGCTCGCCGGCATCGATTCGCTGCCGCTGAGCACGATCGTCGAGAAACTGCTGATGGCCAGCGACAACGACGCCGCGGAGGTGATCGCCCGCCAGGTCGCGGTCGCCGACGGCAAACCCGGGACGATCACCGATGCGGTGAATTCGATCAAGAAGGTGCTCAGCATGCTCGGCGCCTGGGCGCCCGGCACCAGGATCTACGACGGCAGCGGGCTGTCCCGCGACGGCCGGATCCCGGCCCAAACCCTGGTCAAGGTGCTACGCCTCGGCATCGCCGGCGACCAGCCCGCACTGGCGCCGGTGTTCACCGGACTGCCGGTCGCCGGGGTCGAGGGCAGCCTGCACTACCGCTTCGACGAGAGCCGTGCCGAGGTCGGTCGGGGCTTGGTCCGGGCCAAGACCGGAACGCTCACGGGCGTCCATTCGTTGGCCGGCTACAGCTACACCCGCGACGGCGAACTGCTGATCTTCGCCTTCGTCGTCAACGGGGCGAGGAACGACTACAGCGCGGTCGTCTGGCTCGATCGGGCCGCTGCAGCGGTCGCCTCCTGCGGGTGCACCTCCTGA
- a CDS encoding inorganic diphosphatase, producing MNPGAAPSVPTKPLSGLTFDVTVEIPKGQKNKYEVDHETGRIRLDRTLFTSTQYPADYGFIEGTLGQDGDPLDALVLVSEPTFPGCLIKCRAIAMFRMKDEKGADDKVLCVPAGDQRRDHLRDVTDVRQYQLLEIEHFFSVYKDLEPGKSVEGASWTGVEDAEAEVRASFERLTTSEH from the coding sequence ATCAATCCGGGAGCAGCACCCTCCGTTCCGACCAAGCCGCTCAGCGGTCTGACCTTCGATGTCACCGTGGAAATCCCCAAGGGTCAGAAGAACAAGTACGAGGTCGACCACGAAACCGGGCGGATCAGGCTGGACCGGACGCTGTTCACCTCCACCCAGTATCCGGCCGACTACGGCTTCATCGAGGGCACCCTCGGCCAGGACGGTGACCCGTTGGACGCGCTGGTGCTGGTCTCCGAACCGACCTTCCCGGGTTGCTTGATCAAGTGCCGCGCGATCGCCATGTTCCGAATGAAGGACGAGAAGGGCGCCGACGACAAGGTGCTCTGCGTTCCGGCCGGCGACCAGCGACGTGATCATCTGCGCGACGTCACCGATGTCCGCCAATACCAGTTGTTGGAGATCGAGCACTTCTTCTCGGTCTACAAGGATCTCGAGCCGGGCAAGTCGGTCGAAGGGGCCAGCTGGACCGGTGTCGAGGATGCCGAGGCCGAGGTCAGGGCCAGCTTCGAGCGTCTGACGACGTCGGAGCACTGA
- a CDS encoding TRM11 family methyltransferase: protein MPQYLILITPAANRVFAGQAAGLTATELEICAGTDRAAVSGVQSLAGVDYVGFETSDFAAIARSVAGLSSAYALFEQVGELLRPVELVNSDRFSDDLVTIPKYQGKTNEQFTRMLVNVTAASMSRSPTGPITLLDPLAGRGTTLSVGLTLGYDVAGVESEVKAVEAYAAFLKTYLRRKRLKHKAGIDPVRREGRSLGRRLQVEVTPEAGGRPQQLTVFTGDTRQSAALFGKRRFDLVVADAPYGVVHGSSAPGRRDRSPAALLADALPVWAGQLKPGGALGISWNTYGLTREELAAIATTAGLEPLDDGPYLRLGHRVDSAIYRDVFIARRS from the coding sequence ATGCCACAGTATTTGATCTTGATAACTCCGGCCGCGAACCGGGTGTTCGCCGGGCAGGCTGCCGGACTGACCGCGACCGAGCTGGAGATCTGCGCCGGTACGGACCGTGCGGCGGTCTCCGGTGTGCAGTCGCTGGCCGGGGTGGACTATGTCGGGTTCGAAACGTCCGATTTCGCGGCGATCGCCCGGAGCGTGGCGGGATTGTCGTCTGCCTACGCCCTGTTCGAGCAGGTCGGTGAGCTGCTGCGGCCGGTCGAATTGGTCAATTCCGATCGGTTCAGCGACGACCTGGTGACAATTCCGAAATACCAGGGGAAGACCAACGAGCAGTTCACCAGGATGCTGGTCAATGTGACCGCGGCCTCGATGTCGCGGTCACCCACCGGCCCGATCACCCTGCTCGATCCGTTGGCCGGTCGGGGCACCACCCTGAGCGTCGGTCTGACGCTCGGCTACGACGTCGCCGGGGTCGAGTCCGAGGTGAAGGCGGTCGAGGCGTACGCGGCGTTCCTGAAGACCTACCTGCGGCGGAAGCGACTGAAGCACAAGGCAGGCATCGACCCGGTCCGCCGCGAGGGGCGCAGTCTCGGCCGCCGGCTGCAGGTCGAGGTCACCCCGGAGGCCGGTGGGCGCCCGCAGCAGTTGACGGTGTTCACCGGGGACACCCGGCAGTCCGCAGCATTGTTCGGGAAACGCCGGTTCGATCTCGTCGTGGCCGATGCGCCGTACGGCGTGGTGCACGGCAGCTCGGCACCTGGTCGACGAGACCGCTCACCCGCCGCGCTGCTCGCCGATGCCCTGCCGGTCTGGGCCGGCCAGTTGAAACCGGGTGGCGCGCTCGGGATCAGCTGGAACACCTACGGGCTGACCAGGGAGGAACTGGCTGCCATTGCCACCACGGCAGGGCTCGAGCCGCTCGACGACGGCCCGTACCTGCGGCTGGGACACCGGGTCGATTCGGCGATCTACCGCGACGTCTTCATCGCGCGCCGATCATGA
- a CDS encoding acetylxylan esterase, which produces MAMFDLGLDELQTYRPTVAEPEDFDQFWTSTLSEAAQFDLDPSFVKIETGTPVFDTYDVTFSGFGGTRVKGWMTTPADAAGPLPTVVEFLGYSGGRGLPFSRQLFAAAGWAHVIMDTRGQGWNSGGYESTPDLAPEAGHHHTPGFMTAGLTDPRAYYYRRLFTDTVRCLEAVRNNPLTDPTRIAVTGGSQGGGLSIAAAGLAPYAGIDLAGCAPDVPFLCHFERALQITDRDPYHEITRYLAGWRDQVPTAYRTLSYFDGVNLGKRAKAPALFSVGLMDQTCPPSTVYAAYNFYGEAGDDHPDKAINVYSHNDHEGGADYQTAQRLDWFGKLFAA; this is translated from the coding sequence ATGGCGATGTTTGATCTTGGTCTCGATGAGTTGCAGACCTATCGGCCGACGGTGGCCGAACCGGAGGATTTCGACCAGTTCTGGACCTCCACACTGTCCGAGGCGGCGCAATTCGACCTCGACCCGTCGTTCGTGAAGATCGAAACCGGTACGCCGGTGTTCGACACCTACGACGTGACCTTCTCCGGCTTCGGCGGGACCCGCGTCAAGGGCTGGATGACGACACCGGCCGACGCCGCCGGCCCGCTGCCGACCGTGGTCGAGTTCCTCGGCTACTCCGGTGGGCGCGGCCTGCCGTTCTCCCGCCAACTGTTCGCCGCCGCAGGCTGGGCCCACGTGATCATGGACACCCGTGGACAGGGTTGGAACTCCGGCGGTTATGAATCAACCCCCGACCTGGCACCGGAGGCCGGACACCATCACACGCCCGGCTTCATGACCGCCGGACTCACCGACCCGAGGGCCTACTACTACCGTCGCCTGTTCACCGACACCGTCCGGTGCCTGGAGGCGGTGCGCAACAACCCGCTGACCGACCCGACCCGCATCGCGGTGACCGGTGGCAGCCAAGGCGGGGGACTGTCGATCGCCGCTGCCGGGCTCGCGCCGTACGCCGGAATTGATCTTGCCGGCTGCGCGCCCGACGTGCCCTTCCTCTGCCATTTCGAGCGGGCGTTGCAGATCACCGATCGGGATCCCTACCACGAGATCACCCGTTATCTGGCCGGGTGGCGCGATCAGGTTCCGACGGCGTACCGGACGCTGTCCTACTTCGACGGCGTCAACCTCGGCAAGCGGGCCAAGGCGCCGGCGCTGTTCTCCGTCGGCCTGATGGACCAGACCTGCCCACCCTCGACCGTCTACGCCGCGTACAACTTCTACGGCGAGGCCGGTGATGATCATCCGGACAAGGCGATCAACGTCTACAGCCACAACGACCACGAGGGCGGTGCGGACTACCAGACCGCGCAACGGCTGGACTGGTTCGGCAAGCTGTTCGCCGCCTGA
- a CDS encoding Gfo/Idh/MocA family protein encodes MNQRLRAAVVGAGYWGPNLARNLHASPDWELATICDLDPARAQRVADRLGGVSITQDLDQVLADPSIDAVAIATPARTHHPIVLAALRAGKHVMVEKPLADDRNNGLEMVREAQQRGLVLMADHTYCYTPAVLKIRELIQEGMLGDILFVDSVRINLGLIQPDVDVFWDLAPHDLSILDFVLPGGLDAATVAAHGADPLRTGKSCVGYLNLPLAGGAMAHINVNWLSPTKIRQMVIGGTRRTLVWDDLNPQQRLSVYDRGVDLALQSKGSADSTASNVSYRLGDTWAPALQETEALGSVVTELADSIREGREARTSGTSGLRVLSVLEAASASLRCSGAPSPIAATEITEPTLAGATA; translated from the coding sequence GTGAACCAACGTCTTCGCGCCGCCGTCGTGGGTGCCGGCTATTGGGGTCCCAATCTGGCACGCAACCTACACGCCAGTCCCGATTGGGAGCTGGCGACGATCTGCGATCTGGATCCCGCCCGCGCTCAGCGTGTCGCCGACCGGCTCGGCGGGGTGTCGATCACCCAGGATCTTGATCAGGTGCTCGCCGATCCGAGCATCGACGCTGTCGCCATCGCCACACCGGCGCGCACCCATCATCCGATCGTGCTGGCGGCGTTGCGGGCCGGCAAGCACGTGATGGTGGAGAAGCCGCTGGCCGACGACCGCAACAACGGACTGGAAATGGTCCGTGAAGCCCAACAGCGGGGCCTGGTCCTGATGGCCGACCACACCTACTGCTACACGCCCGCGGTCCTCAAGATCAGGGAACTGATCCAGGAGGGCATGCTCGGCGACATCCTGTTCGTGGACAGCGTGCGGATCAATCTCGGCCTGATCCAGCCCGACGTCGACGTCTTCTGGGATCTCGCCCCGCACGACCTGTCCATCCTCGATTTCGTCCTGCCCGGCGGGCTGGACGCGGCCACCGTCGCTGCACACGGGGCCGACCCGTTGCGTACCGGCAAATCCTGTGTCGGTTATCTGAACCTGCCGCTGGCCGGGGGCGCCATGGCGCATATCAACGTCAACTGGCTGAGCCCGACCAAGATCCGGCAGATGGTCATCGGTGGCACCCGGCGGACGCTGGTCTGGGACGACCTCAACCCACAGCAGCGGCTCAGCGTCTACGACCGCGGCGTCGATCTCGCGCTGCAGTCCAAGGGATCGGCGGACAGCACCGCGTCCAACGTCTCCTACCGGCTCGGCGACACCTGGGCACCCGCGCTGCAGGAGACGGAGGCCCTGGGCAGTGTCGTGACCGAGCTCGCCGACTCCATCCGGGAGGGCCGCGAGGCCCGCACCAGCGGCACCTCCGGACTGCGGGTGCTTTCGGTGCTTGAGGCAGCCTCCGCCAGCCTGCGCTGCTCCGGAGCACCCTCCCCCATCGCCGCCACCGAGATCACCGAACCGACCCTCGCAGGAGCAACCGCATGA
- a CDS encoding NAD-dependent epimerase/dehydratase family protein has product MSRLEGSNVLVTGGAGTIGSTLVDQLLQAGVGSIDVIDNLVRGRQANLDDALASGRATLHRADIRDRDLVHDLTKGKDLVFHQAAIRITQCAEEPRLALEVLVDGTFNVVEAAAEHKVDKLVAASSASVYGMAEEFPTTERHHHHNNDTLYGAAKSFNEGLIRSFRAMKGLDYVVLRYFNVYGPRMDVHGLYTEVLVRWMERIADGKPPLIFGDGQQTMDFVCVPDIARANVLAAQADIVEGVYNIASGEETSLLGLAEALVTVMGSDLGVEFGPERAVNNVVRRLADTSAAKRDLGFEATIGLKDGLARLVEWWLPLREEIAAQRKVVAA; this is encoded by the coding sequence ATGAGCCGCCTCGAAGGCAGCAACGTCCTGGTCACCGGCGGCGCCGGCACCATCGGATCCACCCTGGTCGACCAGTTGCTCCAGGCCGGCGTCGGCAGCATCGACGTGATCGACAACCTGGTCCGTGGACGCCAGGCCAACCTGGACGACGCGTTGGCTTCGGGCAGGGCCACCCTGCACCGGGCCGACATCCGCGACCGTGACCTGGTCCACGACCTGACCAAGGGCAAGGATCTCGTCTTCCACCAGGCGGCCATCCGGATCACCCAGTGCGCGGAGGAACCGCGGCTGGCACTCGAGGTGCTCGTCGACGGCACGTTCAACGTGGTCGAAGCGGCCGCGGAGCACAAGGTCGACAAGCTGGTCGCCGCCTCCAGTGCCTCGGTGTACGGGATGGCCGAGGAGTTCCCGACCACCGAACGTCACCACCACCACAACAACGACACCCTGTACGGCGCGGCGAAGTCGTTCAACGAGGGACTGATCCGCAGCTTCCGGGCGATGAAGGGCTTGGACTACGTGGTGCTGCGGTACTTCAACGTGTACGGGCCGCGGATGGACGTCCACGGCCTCTACACCGAGGTGTTGGTGCGGTGGATGGAGCGAATCGCCGACGGCAAGCCGCCGCTGATCTTTGGCGACGGACAGCAGACCATGGACTTCGTCTGCGTACCGGACATCGCCCGGGCCAACGTGCTCGCGGCACAGGCCGACATCGTCGAGGGTGTCTACAACATCGCCAGCGGTGAGGAGACCAGCCTGCTCGGGCTGGCCGAAGCTCTGGTGACGGTGATGGGTTCCGACCTCGGTGTCGAGTTCGGCCCGGAACGTGCGGTGAACAACGTCGTACGCCGGCTGGCCGACACGTCCGCCGCGAAACGGGATCTCGGCTTCGAGGCGACCATCGGGCTGAAGGATGGGCTGGCGCGACTCGTCGAATGGTGGCTGCCGTTGCGCGAGGAGATCGCCGCCCAGCGCAAGGTGGTGGCTGCATGA
- a CDS encoding DegT/DnrJ/EryC1/StrS aminotransferase family protein, giving the protein MTAPTATPSRINVMKPWLGEEEITAVTEVLQSGWVAQGPRVAAFETAFAEAMRATEAVAVSNCTTALHLALVVAGIGEGDDVVVPSFSFIATANAPTYVGARPVFADVDQTTGNVTAETLEAALTPATRAVIIVDQGGIPVDLDPIRALCDPRGIVVIEDAACGAGSTYRGRPVGAGAEIAAWSFHPRKILTTGEGGMLTTSHPEWAIRARRLREHAMSISAADRHASLVSPPEEFGEVGFNFRMTDLQAAVGLVQLDRLAEVVARRRENAAYYRNALADLAGIRLVDDPAWGTANFQSLWLEVGPEYPHDREGLLVALAQAGISARRGIMAAHRQPAYRGRDTGRVPLSVTERLNDNTLILPLYHQITQDELDRVTTVIRGAGTD; this is encoded by the coding sequence ATGACCGCGCCGACCGCCACGCCCTCGCGGATCAACGTGATGAAACCGTGGTTGGGCGAGGAGGAGATCACCGCTGTCACCGAAGTGCTGCAGTCCGGCTGGGTCGCCCAAGGACCCCGGGTCGCCGCCTTCGAGACAGCCTTTGCCGAGGCGATGCGGGCGACTGAGGCGGTGGCCGTGTCCAACTGCACGACGGCGCTGCACCTGGCGCTCGTCGTCGCGGGGATCGGCGAGGGTGACGACGTCGTCGTACCGTCGTTCTCCTTCATAGCAACGGCGAACGCGCCCACCTATGTCGGAGCCCGGCCGGTCTTCGCCGATGTTGATCAGACCACCGGGAACGTGACCGCCGAAACACTGGAGGCGGCTCTCACACCGGCCACCCGGGCAGTGATCATCGTGGATCAGGGCGGGATCCCTGTTGATCTTGATCCGATCCGTGCACTGTGCGATCCCCGCGGGATCGTGGTGATCGAGGATGCCGCGTGCGGCGCCGGGTCGACGTACCGGGGCCGCCCGGTGGGCGCGGGAGCAGAGATCGCCGCCTGGTCGTTCCATCCGCGCAAGATCCTGACCACCGGTGAGGGCGGGATGCTCACCACCAGCCACCCGGAGTGGGCGATCCGCGCGAGGCGGCTGCGCGAACACGCGATGAGCATCTCTGCCGCCGACCGGCATGCGAGTCTGGTCAGCCCGCCGGAGGAGTTCGGCGAGGTCGGCTTCAACTTCCGGATGACCGACCTGCAGGCCGCCGTCGGGCTGGTCCAACTGGACAGGCTTGCCGAGGTGGTTGCGCGGCGGCGCGAGAATGCGGCGTACTACCGCAACGCGTTGGCCGATCTGGCCGGCATCCGCCTGGTCGATGATCCGGCCTGGGGCACGGCCAACTTCCAGTCGCTGTGGCTCGAGGTCGGCCCGGAGTATCCGCACGATCGCGAAGGACTGCTGGTCGCTCTCGCCCAGGCGGGAATCTCGGCCCGGCGCGGCATCATGGCCGCGCACCGGCAACCGGCCTATCGGGGGCGGGACACCGGTCGGGTGCCGCTGAGCGTCACCGAGCGACTGAACGACAACACACTGATCCTGCCGCTGTACCACCAGATCACGCAGGACGAGTTGGACCGGGTGACGACGGTCATCCGCGGAGCCGGGACGGACTGA
- a CDS encoding acetyltransferase, which produces MAVLLVGVSGLAREVLPVLRESGREVLGVLDDRYEVLAPTMSGVPVLGNVDDVARYPGAEVLVCVGSGAARAAIVDRMRIDPGRYVSVIDPTVRNPAGCPVGEGSILLAGVTLTADVTVGAHVVAMPGVTVPHDCVVEDFATLASGVSLGGGVRVGRAAYLGMNAAVLPGSKIGANATVGMGAAVLSDVPQGQTWAGVPAEHLARNSSGVSS; this is translated from the coding sequence GTGGCGGTACTGCTGGTGGGGGTCAGCGGCTTGGCGCGGGAGGTGCTCCCGGTACTCCGGGAGAGTGGTCGCGAGGTTCTCGGGGTGCTCGACGACCGGTACGAGGTGCTGGCGCCGACGATGTCCGGCGTTCCGGTTCTGGGCAACGTCGACGACGTCGCACGGTATCCCGGAGCTGAGGTGCTCGTCTGCGTCGGTTCCGGTGCAGCGCGGGCAGCGATCGTCGACCGGATGCGGATCGATCCCGGGCGCTATGTGTCGGTGATCGATCCGACGGTACGCAATCCGGCCGGCTGCCCCGTCGGCGAAGGCTCGATCCTCCTCGCCGGCGTCACGCTCACGGCCGATGTCACGGTGGGTGCGCATGTCGTCGCCATGCCGGGGGTCACCGTCCCGCACGACTGCGTCGTCGAGGACTTCGCGACCTTGGCGTCCGGGGTGTCACTCGGCGGCGGGGTTCGGGTCGGACGGGCCGCCTACCTGGGCATGAACGCGGCAGTGTTGCCCGGCAGCAAGATCGGCGCGAACGCCACCGTCGGGATGGGCGCGGCGGTGCTGAGCGACGTGCCGCAAGGACAGACCTGGGCCGGGGTTCCGGCCGAACACTTGGCCCGCAACAGTTCGGGGGTTAGCTCGTGA